tgttttacttaATCGTTGTTCTTGCTCCGGTCTCCGTCATAATCGCACGTCTCATCTTCGCCGAGCCCGAACATAACGATGATGGCTTCAAAGGGAGATAAAGTACAGAGcaaaacagtaacaaaaaagtgcaaatCAAAAGAAGCGAAATGGCGAAAACGGAACAAGAAACCCATCACGTCGGTCGGAAAGATGGTTGGATGGAGACGTTtgatataaattttataaaagctGAACGAATAAATATAGATTGGGACGGGAGATATAGCGCCTGACTGGTGGATGCAGCCACGCGGTTTCAGCCTCCACTCCAGCTTCGGAGGGACAGGCGCACTAAGCCCGAAGGGATGCCCTTCAtccatttgtttcttttgctccaTTTCCCTCCACGCCATTGGATGCCGTTTCGATTGGGATATTCCGTTTCGATGCATATGTGCGACTCTGTGCTCCTTCGCTTGCGAGTGTCCTTTTCACTCTGCCGACAGTTCAAGAGCTTCTTCTGACGCACTTTTGCGTTGATGTTTCTCTTTGAATTCGAACCGAAGACGACGTAcattgatgctgatgatgatgatacacGTTCGTATAAAATGTACATTCGCAAGAGCAATATTTTGTATCCATCTTCCTTCCTTCGGGAGCTGAAATTGACCTCGAGCGATGGATGGGAATGCAAAGTGGCGTACAAGCAAGGTGACGCCCATCTTCAGTCTTGCAAGTTCTTGTGTAACATTCTGTGGCTTTTTGTACAGTTTTGATTTCCTCAATTTACTCAGGGAACTCAGGGAGATGTGCTGTACTTAAACTTCATCGCACGCCACGCCACAGGCTGGCCCAATGTCGCTGGTTTATATGACAGATGTATACTAATTGCAGGTGCAGAACCCGGAATGCCATCGTACGGTCGACCAGACGGTGATCTCAGCGACGACCGCATGCAGCAAATCCTGTCCGAAGCCTCTATGATGAAGCGGGGCGAGCAGCCCACTCCACAGCAGCAGgcccaccatcagcagcagatgCGCGAACAGATGCaactgcagcagcatcagctacAACAGCTTCATCTCAGCGGGTTGGACGACTCCACGCAGCATAGTGACAATGACTCCAAATCGCCACACAACCGAGACGTCCATTCACCCTTCTCCAAAGACTATCTCAGCGGGGGACGTTTGGGAAGTAGTGGACGGCCCAAGAAGTACGACAACGATGACATCTCGCAGGACAAGATCGCCAAGATCTACCAGGAAGAGTTCTCCAAGCTGATGCGCAGTCCGCGAGATTTCCCAAAGTAAGTATGACGGTGGAAAACGCCACCAAAAGCAGTGCCCTATTGTTGTAGATTTTCAAAACGGGTTTGCTATAACTCTGATCGGTTTTAGTCTTCTATTTCCACACTTTCTCAGCGGCGGTATGCCACCGATGGAGCGCCTACAGGACGACAATCTCCGGATGGCATTCGAGGCTTACCACCGGGAACTGGCCAAACTGCAGCAAAACGCCTCTGCCACCCTTCCAGGCATGCCCAACATTTCCAACCTTCCCAACTTCTTGGcactccaacaccaacagcagcagcagcaacagtcacAACAACCATCCCAACCTTCCACGCCCTCAGGACAATCGTCGACTCCATCGCAACCGTCACAGCACACTACGACGGGATTGAACGGAGGTTCCGCCCAGGATCTGTCCCTGCCAAAGGAGAAGCAATCGGCCGCATCCAAACTGAACGGCGCAATATCCGATGCCGAGTCTGATGCCGACATGAGCCAGAAGGAGTTGGACGAGAGCATGAAACACAGCGCCTTCAGTCTGGTGAAACCAAAGCCTTCGGAACCATCGGGCATGTGTACGCCCACAACGACCGCCTCCTCCGCCGCACCAAGTCCCATCGGCAACAGCATCCTACCCCCGACAATCACACCCACGGACGATTTCTCCGTAGCGGCTAGCCCGCTGCAACGAATGGCGTCGATCACCAACTCACTCATCACGCAGCCACCCGTCACGCCACATCACACGACGCAACAACGTCCTCTCAAAGCCATCCTGCCACCCATCACTCAGCAACAGTTCGATCTGTACAACAATCTCAACACGGAGGACATTGTGCGGCGCGTCAAGGAATCCCTCTCGCAGTATTCGATCAGTCAGCGCTTGTTCGGAGAGTCTGTGTTGGGTCTCTCGCAAGGATCTGTCAGTGATTTGCTCGCCCGACCGAAGCCCTGGCACATGCTAACCCAAAAAGGCCGCGAACCGTTCATCCGCATGAAGATGTTCCTGGAGGATGAAAATGCGGTGCACAAGCTAGTCGCCAGTCAGTACAAGATAGCTCCGGAGAAGCTGATGCGCACGGGCAACTACAGCGGTACGCCTCAACTTCCCGGGCTCCACATGCAGAAGCAGATGCCTCCGACCATGCCGAAGATGCTGAGTGACTCGATCAGCAAACTGCAGCAGGATCAGCAGAAAACGTTGCTACAGCTTCAGATCTCTCAGATGCAGCAGCAAATACCTACGGCACAAGCGGCTCAGGCCGCCGCacagcatcaacatcagctGGCcgcggcggctgctgctgctgccgccgctcATCATGCCGCCCAGGTGCAGGAAGTACAGCGCCACTCAGCACAACAACCACCTTCCTCTCAGCCATCGCCACTCGGTGCCATGGGCTCGCAGAACTCCTCCTCACAGCAACGGCCTCAGCAACCGTCCCCGCAGACGATGCTCCTGACGCCTCCGGGCATACCTCCCCAGCATGCTATCGCTCTGCAGGGTCATGCGGGCGCACAAGACAAGAAGTCCTCCATCATGATGCCAATCCACTCGCCCGTCCCGCAAGGTCCACCGGGATCCGCTGGACAGCATGCATCTCAAGCCGGAGCCCCAAACTCGATGCGAGGATCGCTCCACCAGCATATCTCTCCAACGGTTTACGAAATGGCCGCTCTAACGCAAGACCTCGATACGCAGGTGATCACGACCAAGATCAAGGAGGCGCTGTTGGCGAACAACATCGGACAGAAGATCTTCGGCGAGGCTGTGTTGGGACTTTCGCAGGGTTCCGTGTCGGAACTGTTGTCCAAACCGAAGCCTTGGCACATGCTGAGTATTAAGGGACGTGAACCATTCATCCGCATGCAGCTGTGGCTGAGCGATGCCAACAACGTTGAGCGACTGCAGGTGTTAAAGAATGAGCGACGTGAGGCAAGCAAACGCCGTCGATCGACTGGCCCAGGTGGACAGGACAATAGTAGCGATACGTCGAGCAACGACACGTCTGAGTTCTATCACTCCAATTCACCCGGACCGGGATCGGTTGGATCGGCTACGGCGCCTCCAAACAAGAAGCAGCGTGTCCTGTTTTCCGAGGAGCAGAAGGAAGCTCTCCGACTAGCGTTCGCCCTCGATCCATACCCCAACGTGCAGACAATCGAATTTCTGGCTAGTGAACTTGGGCTGTCGACCCGTACGATCACCAACTGGTTCCACAATCATCGAATGCGCCTCAAGCAACAGGTCCCGCATGGTCAACCGTCTGAGCCGATTCCTTCGCGCGAAAACCAATCCGGAGCTCCGTTCGATCCGGTACAGTTCCGCGTACTGCTCGGTCAGCGGTTGATGGAAATCCAGAAGGAACGGTTAGGTTTGAGCGGTATGCCTCTACCGTATCCGCCTTACTTCGCGGCTACCGCACCTGCCACCAATCTGGCCGCTTTAATCGGCCGCGGTTTCATGCCGGGCAGTGAAGCGGACCTGGCCGCCCTCAACAAGAGCATCAGCGAGCAGATGAGCGGCCTCGACCTATCGATGCCTTCCACGCTGAAGCGGGAAGGCGACGACGATTACGAGGATGATGcggaaaacgaagaagaagccGGTAGTGGCCACATGAGCGATTCGGAATCGATGGACGGAAGCAGCAAAAGGggcggtgatgatgatgaccttAAGACATCTTTATCGCTCGCCAGCCTGCAAGCCATGTCGCGGATCAGTCGCCGTAAGCCAGCCGCTCCACAGTGGGTCAATCCGGAATGGCAGGATCCGGACAAGAAGCCAGGCTCCGTAGCGACGGCCGTCTCCAACATTCCCTCCGCCAAAAAGGACGCCACGGATGCGATCATCAACGGGGTTTGCGTGCTGCAGCCTCCGGACGGTGTGCCCTCGGTGCAGCAACGGTTTGCCGCGGCCATGgcagctgctgccgctgccgccGTTGCAGCGGCCACCGGTGCAGGAGCGACCGTGCCTTCCCAAAGCCAAGACGACCCGGCGAGTGACGTGGAAAACGACGAGGACGATGCAAAGTCCACACACTCAAAGCACTCCTCGTACGGTTCGGAGGGAAAGCTGGACGAAGATCGGTCGAGAACTGCGCACGATGAGTCCGAATCGGAAGCTCCAAGTTCGGAAGTGTTACGAGGTGGTGCGGAAGAAGCGACCTCAGAATCGACCCAACCGGAAAGGAACGGCAATCGATCGGGAACCGCCAGTCCCGCTTCGTCCTCCGTGACGGTGAAGAAAGAGATCCTCGACGAAAACAACGGTGATCGGTGGGATGCGTATTAGGGCCGGTTCTAAACCGAAAGTGAGCGTTTGAAGTGATGAATCagaagaagcagcaacagcagtatcAGTGcaatcaaaaaaacaaacgttggACAAACAAAAAGTGTCGCCGTGACAGGGCAGagcgaaacaaacgaaacaaagagAGACACGCAAGTGAGCTGTGTATGTGATTGTTCTAAACCTTCCTCGTTTTCCTTATGTTCTTTCGATCTATGTTTTCTTGTAAATAATCTATTCATACCTTCAACTGCTTCCTTGTTTCTCTACTCTACATTTTCGTCCCTCACACTGTGTGTGTAAGAAGACTGTTAAAAGTGgtgaagttttaaaaacaaatgcgcGAATGCAACGTTGCAGCACACAAAGCTGAAATCAAtgcagagagacagagagagagggagagggagaaagCGAGCTTGCAACActaatacacaaacacacaaatgaaGCAACGCTCGATTAGATGATAAGGTTCATTATTTAAACCGAACGGGCGTGCATAACGGCCCGTACGTGGAAAAGCAAGAATACAAAGAGacgaattttccattttccctacACGCAGCAGAAGCTCGGCTTTGATCGCGAGCGTGCGGGAAAATGGGAGGATCGATTTAAGCTTATCGAGTTaggggtttattttttcctttcttttaaaCATCGTACTGTTTCTTTCGCTTATGTTTTTAATAGTTTAGATCGATCGATTAAGGTAGTGAAAGAGAAGTTCTATTAAGGGGTCCTTAAAGAGTGTTAAGTACCAAACCCGAACCGACCGACCGTCGGTGGCGATCGTGTTTGTGAATTGCATTTATATGTTTTTATCAAATCTTGTAGATAATGAAGTGTCCTGTGTCCGGGCACGCGGGAATGTTTAATAAACGTACTTagagaaaatttaaacaacagacgaaccaaaacacaacaaacacgaaATCACACGAGCATAAAaattgatggaggcgcccggttAGTAACGGTGAgcggttaaaaatcaaaagtaaaaacgcgcgcgcgatgaaactaaaaaaaaaacagaagaatatTGCACATAAATCAAGAATCAATCAAAATTTACTCTCCTCTCGAGTTATGGGGAAGTTTGTGGGGGAGTTGGATGGGTGAACGTACTATTTTAAGCACCAGCAAATTAGCACATACTCTTCCGCCATTCgccatgtttcgttttttttttgtgtaaaatattaaacataaCCCCCTCCCGATTGTAGTTAAACGGAACATCAtcttacagacacacacacagacttgtacacatttaaaaaaactgaaaaaaggCCAAATATATTGTTAAAGTCTAAGTAAATGCTAGCGTTACAGAGAATGATAGGGCGATCGGTGGGAATCGTAAGGGAAGGTATttgaagttttcttttgtgaGTTTCGTTCCTTTCGGCACGACTGTGCAGAGACGTTTTGTTTTAGCCCCATATGTTACATATTCGTGATGAGGCGATGATGCGGTTTTCTGTCCCTTTTTAGCATCGATGAAGCGATCTCAAATTTCATACCAAATATATTTAACAATAATTGCCAGCAGGCAAGCAATGCGCAAATCTTCTACAAACAGAGCACAGATTAGGAGACGGAGAAGGGAGGGCTAGAGGGCTAGAAAGGGCGGGCGTTTATGAGATCTTTTATATTtcgttcatttattttttacattaatttcCTTCGAACGAAACTTCGAAGTTGTACATTGTCTTGTACATAGAATGTTCGATCCGCAGCATCCTTTCCCGTTTGCTTCCATTCCACCATTGTAAGAATTGTCCCTTCCCAAGGTAATGAGTGATGAAAGGAGTAGCGAAATCCCCACACACAGCGTGCaacccagcagcaacagcaaacaaacgcatATCCCGAATTTAGCGAAAGCAACAGAACTGACTGACCCCCTTCGGATGTTGGTCCATGTTGGCGCATTTAATTGGGTATTCCCGTACCCActttacacgcacacactcaaaaCACCCATTTTAACACGTTTTGCCAGCATCAGAAAATGGCACAATTGTACATTTCAATACCGTACGTAACCACGAAGCGAAAAACGAGGAAAAGGGACGAAGGGgctaatgatgatgaaggGAACTGATTTTAGTTTTTACTGTACTATATTATATATCCTGCCCGATCGATGGATATACTGTTACGCGAATGTCCCGTACGATCCGCTCTTAGAACACAGCTCCAGCTCAAGGTTCTGGCAACCGACGCGAAGCAACATGTTTAACAAATTGCTTCCCAGCAACGAGCAACGAGCGCAAACAAGCGAAGAAGGAAAGAATAGCTAGCAAAAGGTTCAACTTTTTTAAGTACATAAGTAAATCGAAACAAATTTAAAGTAAAGTAGCGAGTAAAAGAAAAGGgagggaaaattaaaacaaaacaaaacaacaaaaaaaagcaacagtgGGAGAGAGCGAATGATTTAAGAATACGTAAAATGGACATTGTTCGATGAAGAAGTAAAAACAAGGATGCAATATTATGAGCGAATACATATTtcaagacaaacaaacaaacaaaacaataattttatgcaaacaagaaagcaaaacggaTGTCCGCATTGGGCGTGAGAAGCTGATCAAAGCAGCACCGAaagggaaaagcaaacaaatgccGTGTAATGTAGTGATGTGTAAAGAGAgtagacaaacaaacaagcaaacaagcacATTTTGTTAACTTATTGTCCGTAGTTCTTCTATTGATTAGTTGTTAGGGGTAAACCACACCACTTCCGGTGgatgttgttttcgttttaattgTCTGGAATTGTCTGGTTTCGTTGCggtacttcttttttttcggttcggaATATTGTTTTTGGGGTATTTAGTCGTTTCCTTTTATCAGCAACAGTGATCGATGGATCACGTGTACATAATGTTGGTTGGAGCTTTCGTTTATTTTGGCGCAAatcacacactcatacaaaaacaaaagaaaaaaaaacgcaaccagGATCAAGTATTTAGAAGTATCTAGAGAAGCCAGCAAAGATCATGTTGCGTACCCCTTGTTGaagcaaacgaagaaaaaaaaacatccataaAAAGCCAGATAAATGGAGGAAAATTCAATTGCGCAGTAAAACGGTTTACAGTAATTAAAAACTTGCCCAAGGTCAATAGTCAAGGGAAGAAAGCAGAcggaaattaataataatctaATGATAAGAGTGCGCGATTCGGGGGATGATGTGAGCCGGGTGGGAAGTTGAATTAGTAACTTATCGAGATTTAATCGGCTTGTGGCAGAAAAGAGAAcggtaaaaacacacaaaaaccaagcCACTGAGCTAACTGAATGCAAAACACTTTTCGTTTCGTACTTCAATCGAGTCGGTTTGATGGTAGTGTGTGCTGTTCAACATAAAAACAGTTAGTTGAAGAACGATTctcacacaacaaacaacacctacacaaacagacacatcCATGCACAGACAATTcaagctaaaacaaaacacaagaaaacgagaataaacaataaacaaatgtcTAGCGAAGTAGCGCGAGAAGAGAGGGGgagagaaaggaagaagagaagagaaaacaaggTAATGCGAATTGTAAA
This genomic window from Anopheles maculipalpis chromosome 2RL, idAnoMacuDA_375_x, whole genome shotgun sequence contains:
- the LOC126556604 gene encoding homeobox protein cut isoform X1, with product MQPTIPQSTGGSDMDLPAVQPMDWLFKKERIYLLAQFWQQRATLAEKEVNSLKEKLSTTDRGVSNNNNNNISNSVNNNDGNDMDVTAQPPPPPSLSAPTLPTSLPLATSASPSPPTSSSPMTIVEQNGIAPPSPSTTPVSESGSIHRPEVALSPSERPLGGSRSPMTVSTRSRTPEIDRKVQQELAVLAHTINNNCLASSNNNHHSSNNNRSPTQSPPATGEKMECESMSAVPAKETSSNSSSSNSSSSVRTSVSECHKGSSEKLNSSTSETNCSSGEIVESPHKDSGVVDSRTRSLTEELSAKDREISLLFEEVGRLRTAIANIQESHNLQIQRLEDRLEEKRQHIVRLESRIEKQQDFDDIKKENSMLRSVDLSASHESKQFQELLLERTKALAAQTEAIKSSSTTSEGSPLTSGPSSVGGGGINGDSNAGSGTASSQPIRALSPSNASNSNSCSNATSCTSQALVIANVPSSDLAASETRNCPHDLTNSNSPTNNTTTNTVGIASSEINNNCSSTPSGVSCPPPPPQPLLHPPLLPPRSPQPILRSPSSSVTVQQQLCPPPTTGAMAGTLTTTTSTPPTVTSSANDPMVGLNSFLAPPLQNVEQFGSFLGEELVSSWRRGALELPPPPPGLAAAAAAAAAAAAAAARNPALLMNHHHVVNSPSADLPSSLAHHGAGLDQDKASSHHENSSSASTPILREETSRHDDRHLNGGGGLTPMSISKSPLEDNNNTLGALSRLDGAGSGNLIQGLPFQFQERGHFRFADASDMQMPPGSMVGRLGDSLIPKGDPMEAKLQEMLRYNMDKYANQNLDTLHISRRVRELLSVHNIGQRLFAKYVLGLSQGTVSELLSKPKPWDKLTEKGRDSYRKMHAWACDENAIMLLKSLIPKKGAEPGMPSYGRPDGDLSDDRMQQILSEASMMKRGEQPTPQQQAHHQQQMREQMQLQQHQLQQLHLSGLDDSTQHSDNDSKSPHNRDVHSPFSKDYLSGGRLGSSGRPKKYDNDDISQDKIAKIYQEEFSKLMRSPRDFPNLLFPHFLSGGMPPMERLQDDNLRMAFEAYHRELAKLQQNASATLPGMPNISNLPNFLALQHQQQQQQQSQQPSQPSTPSGQSSTPSQPSQHTTTGLNGGSAQDLSLPKEKQSAASKLNGAISDAESDADMSQKELDESMKHSAFSLVKPKPSEPSGMCTPTTTASSAAPSPIGNSILPPTITPTDDFSVAASPLQRMASITNSLITQPPVTPHHTTQQRPLKAILPPITQQQFDLYNNLNTEDIVRRVKESLSQYSISQRLFGESVLGLSQGSVSDLLARPKPWHMLTQKGREPFIRMKMFLEDENAVHKLVASQYKIAPEKLMRTGNYSGTPQLPGLHMQKQMPPTMPKMLSDSISKLQQDQQKTLLQLQISQMQQQIPTAQAAQAAAQHQHQLAAAAAAAAAAHHAAQVQEVQRHSAQQPPSSQPSPLGAMGSQNSSSQQRPQQPSPQTMLLTPPGIPPQHAIALQGHAGAQDKKSSIMMPIHSPVPQGPPGSAGQHASQAGAPNSMRGSLHQHISPTVYEMAALTQDLDTQVITTKIKEALLANNIGQKIFGEAVLGLSQGSVSELLSKPKPWHMLSIKGREPFIRMQLWLSDANNVERLQVLKNERREASKRRRSTGPGGQDNSSDTSSNDTSEFYHSNSPGPGSVGSATAPPNKKQRVLFSEEQKEALRLAFALDPYPNVQTIEFLASELGLSTRTITNWFHNHRMRLKQQVPHGQPSEPIPSRENQSGAPFDPVQFRVLLGQRLMEIQKERLGLSGMPLPYPPYFAATAPATNLAALIGRGFMPGSEADLAALNKSISEQMSGLDLSMPSTLKREGDDDYEDDAENEEEAGSGHMSDSESMDGSSKRGGDDDDLKTSLSLASLQAMSRISRRKPAAPQWVNPEWQDPDKKPGSVATAVSNIPSAKKDATDAIINGVCVLQPPDGVPSVQQRFAAAMAAAAAAAVAAATGAGATVPSQSQDDPASDVENDEDDAKSTHSKHSSYGSEGKLDEDRSRTAHDESESEAPSSEVLRGGAEEATSESTQPERNGNRSGTASPASSSVTVKKEILDENNGDRWDAY
- the LOC126556604 gene encoding homeobox protein cut isoform X3 yields the protein MQPTIPQSTGGSDMDLPAVQPMDWLFKKERIYLLAQFWQQRATLAEKEVNSLKEKLSTTDRGVSNNNNNNISNSVNNNDGNDMDVTAQPPPPPSLSAPTLPTSLPLATSASPSPPTSSSPMTIVEQNGIAPPSPSTTPVSESGSIHRPEVALSPSERPLGGSRSPMTVSTRSRTPEIDRKVQQELAVLAHTINNNCLASSNNNHHSSNNNRSPTQSPPATGEKMECESMSAVPAKETSSNSSSSNSSSSVRTSVSECHKGSSEKLNSSTSETNCSSGEIVESPHKDSGVVDSRTRSLTEELSAKDREISLLFEEVGRLRTAIANIQESHNLQIQRLEDRLEEKRQHIVRLESRIEKQQDFDDIKKENSMLRSVDLSASHESKQFQELLLERTKALAAQTEAIKSSSTTSEDLPSSLAHHGAGLDQDKASSHHENSSSASTPILREETSRHDDRHLNGGGGLTPMSISKSPLEDNNNTLGALSRLDGAGSGNLIQGLPFQFQERGHFRFADASDMQMPPGSMVGRLGDSLIPKGDPMEAKLQEMLRYNMDKYANQNLDTLHISRRVRELLSVHNIGQRLFAKYVLGLSQGTVSELLSKPKPWDKLTEKGRDSYRKMHAWACDENAIMLLKSLIPKKGAEPGMPSYGRPDGDLSDDRMQQILSEASMMKRGEQPTPQQQAHHQQQMREQMQLQQHQLQQLHLSGLDDSTQHSDNDSKSPHNRDVHSPFSKDYLSGGRLGSSGRPKKYDNDDISQDKIAKIYQEEFSKLMRSPRDFPNLLFPHFLSGGMPPMERLQDDNLRMAFEAYHRELAKLQQNASATLPGMPNISNLPNFLALQHQQQQQQQSQQPSQPSTPSGQSSTPSQPSQHTTTGLNGGSAQDLSLPKEKQSAASKLNGAISDAESDADMSQKELDESMKHSAFSLVKPKPSEPSGMCTPTTTASSAAPSPIGNSILPPTITPTDDFSVAASPLQRMASITNSLITQPPVTPHHTTQQRPLKAILPPITQQQFDLYNNLNTEDIVRRVKESLSQYSISQRLFGESVLGLSQGSVSDLLARPKPWHMLTQKGREPFIRMKMFLEDENAVHKLVASQYKIAPEKLMRTGNYSGTPQLPGLHMQKQMPPTMPKMLSDSISKLQQDQQKTLLQLQISQMQQQIPTAQAAQAAAQHQHQLAAAAAAAAAAHHAAQVQEVQRHSAQQPPSSQPSPLGAMGSQNSSSQQRPQQPSPQTMLLTPPGIPPQHAIALQGHAGAQDKKSSIMMPIHSPVPQGPPGSAGQHASQAGAPNSMRGSLHQHISPTVYEMAALTQDLDTQVITTKIKEALLANNIGQKIFGEAVLGLSQGSVSELLSKPKPWHMLSIKGREPFIRMQLWLSDANNVERLQVLKNERREASKRRRSTGPGGQDNSSDTSSNDTSEFYHSNSPGPGSVGSATAPPNKKQRVLFSEEQKEALRLAFALDPYPNVQTIEFLASELGLSTRTITNWFHNHRMRLKQQVPHGQPSEPIPSRENQSGAPFDPVQFRVLLGQRLMEIQKERLGLSGMPLPYPPYFAATAPATNLAALIGRGFMPGSEADLAALNKSISEQMSGLDLSMPSTLKREGDDDYEDDAENEEEAGSGHMSDSESMDGSSKRGGDDDDLKTSLSLASLQAMSRISRRKPAAPQWVNPEWQDPDKKPGSVATAVSNIPSAKKDATDAIINGVCVLQPPDGVPSVQQRFAAAMAAAAAAAVAAATGAGATVPSQSQDDPASDVENDEDDAKSTHSKHSSYGSEGKLDEDRSRTAHDESESEAPSSEVLRGGAEEATSESTQPERNGNRSGTASPASSSVTVKKEILDENNGDRWDAY
- the LOC126556604 gene encoding homeobox protein cut isoform X4; protein product: MTVVTDSSSVVERRNSFSSTSSTEQAMMEISLLFEEVGRLRTAIANIQESHNLQIQRLEDRLEEKRQHIVRLESRIEKQQDFDDIKKENSMLRSVDLSASHESKQFQELLLERTKALAAQTEAIKSSSTTSEGSPLTSGPSSVGGGGINGDSNAGSGTASSQPIRALSPSNASNSNSCSNATSCTSQALVIANVPSSDLAASETRNCPHDLTNSNSPTNNTTTNTVGIASSEINNNCSSTPSGVSCPPPPPQPLLHPPLLPPRSPQPILRSPSSSVTVQQQLCPPPTTGAMAGTLTTTTSTPPTVTSSANDPMVGLNSFLAPPLQNVEQFGSFLGEELVSSWRRGALELPPPPPGLAAAAAAAAAAAAAAARNPALLMNHHHVVNSPSADLPSSLAHHGAGLDQDKASSHHENSSSASTPILREETSRHDDRHLNGGGGLTPMSISKSPLEDNNNTLGALSRLDGAGSGNLIQGLPFQFQERGHFRFADASDMQMPPGSMVGRLGDSLIPKGDPMEAKLQEMLRYNMDKYANQNLDTLHISRRVRELLSVHNIGQRLFAKYVLGLSQGTVSELLSKPKPWDKLTEKGRDSYRKMHAWACDENAIMLLKSLIPKKGAEPGMPSYGRPDGDLSDDRMQQILSEASMMKRGEQPTPQQQAHHQQQMREQMQLQQHQLQQLHLSGLDDSTQHSDNDSKSPHNRDVHSPFSKDYLSGGRLGSSGRPKKYDNDDISQDKIAKIYQEEFSKLMRSPRDFPNLLFPHFLSGGMPPMERLQDDNLRMAFEAYHRELAKLQQNASATLPGMPNISNLPNFLALQHQQQQQQQSQQPSQPSTPSGQSSTPSQPSQHTTTGLNGGSAQDLSLPKEKQSAASKLNGAISDAESDADMSQKELDESMKHSAFSLVKPKPSEPSGMCTPTTTASSAAPSPIGNSILPPTITPTDDFSVAASPLQRMASITNSLITQPPVTPHHTTQQRPLKAILPPITQQQFDLYNNLNTEDIVRRVKESLSQYSISQRLFGESVLGLSQGSVSDLLARPKPWHMLTQKGREPFIRMKMFLEDENAVHKLVASQYKIAPEKLMRTGNYSGTPQLPGLHMQKQMPPTMPKMLSDSISKLQQDQQKTLLQLQISQMQQQIPTAQAAQAAAQHQHQLAAAAAAAAAAHHAAQVQEVQRHSAQQPPSSQPSPLGAMGSQNSSSQQRPQQPSPQTMLLTPPGIPPQHAIALQGHAGAQDKKSSIMMPIHSPVPQGPPGSAGQHASQAGAPNSMRGSLHQHISPTVYEMAALTQDLDTQVITTKIKEALLANNIGQKIFGEAVLGLSQGSVSELLSKPKPWHMLSIKGREPFIRMQLWLSDANNVERLQVLKNERREASKRRRSTGPGGQDNSSDTSSNDTSEFYHSNSPGPGSVGSATAPPNKKQRVLFSEEQKEALRLAFALDPYPNVQTIEFLASELGLSTRTITNWFHNHRMRLKQQVPHGQPSEPIPSRENQSGAPFDPVQFRVLLGQRLMEIQKERLGLSGMPLPYPPYFAATAPATNLAALIGRGFMPGSEADLAALNKSISEQMSGLDLSMPSTLKREGDDDYEDDAENEEEAGSGHMSDSESMDGSSKRGGDDDDLKTSLSLASLQAMSRISRRKPAAPQWVNPEWQDPDKKPGSVATAVSNIPSAKKDATDAIINGVCVLQPPDGVPSVQQRFAAAMAAAAAAAVAAATGAGATVPSQSQDDPASDVENDEDDAKSTHSKHSSYGSEGKLDEDRSRTAHDESESEAPSSEVLRGGAEEATSESTQPERNGNRSGTASPASSSVTVKKEILDENNGDRWDAY